CAGGTCAGGCCCGGTTGTCGGCACCCGGCACGCTGCCGCCCACCCTGCCGGCAGGCGGCCGCTTTCCACGGACGGGATACAGCGCACGAAGTGGTCGTCAGCGACTTCCACCATGCAGGCGTTTTCGACGTCGTACCCTGGAGGTTCGGCGGCCTGCACGTCGAATTCGTAGCCCGGCGGCGGATCCGCGTGCCGATTCGCGAGGGCGGCCAAGGCATAGCGCGACGGCGCGATGCGACGGATGCGTGGAGTCGCCTCCAGCAAGGTGCGGGTATAGGGGTGTCGCGGGTCATCGAAGACGGCATCGCGACCGCCAACCTCCACCAGGCGCCCCTGCTTCATGACCATGACGCGGTCGGCGAGTTCCTCGACCACGTCCAGGTCGTGAGAGATGAACAGGTAGGTCAGCCCATACGCGGAACGCAGCCGCTTCAGCAGGTCGAGTATCTGCCGCTGGATGGACACGTCCAGCGCGGAAACGGGCTCGTCGGCCACGATCAGGTCGCCGCCTCCGACGATCGCGCGCGCGATGCCGACCCGCTGGCGCTGGCCGCCGGACAGCTGATGCGGGTAGCAATCGTGCATGTCTTCGCCAAGCCCGACCTCGGCAAGCATGTCCCTGGCGCGCCGCAATCTTTCAGCGGCAGCGGCGATTCCGCCAGCGCGTAACGGCTCGGCAACAGCCTGCTTGATCGTCATCCGCGGATCCAGGGAGCCGCCGGCGTCCTGGAATATCATCCGTACTTGCGGCCGAGACCCCGCAACATCCTTTCCTCCATCACGTCGTTCGATGCCACTTGCGAAAAGGATTTCTCCCCGGTTCGGCCTATAGAGGCCTACCAAGGCTTTCCCGACGGTGCTCTTGCCCGACCCCGACTCGCCCACCACCGCGAGGACTTCTCCGCTGCGGATGTCGAACGAGACATCCCTCACTGCCCGGACATATTCTTTCCGGGACAGGATCGACTTGCGGCTCTTGCGGAACGCAACGTCGATGTTCCTGACCCGCACGAGCGGGCTCCTCCCGGTCGAGCCTCCGCCGGCGAGGGCGCGTTCCGGGAACGCGTCAAGCAGGGTCCGGGTGTAGTCGACGCGTGGCTGCAGCAGAACCTTGCGCGCGTCGCCCTGGTCCATCACCCGGCCGTCCTTGAGCACCACCGAACGCTCGGCGTACTGCGCGACCATCCCCAGGTCGTGGCTGATCAACAGGATGGCGGTACCGACTTCGCGCGTCAGCTCGACGGCTTGTTCCATGATCTCCCGGCGGACTATCGCATCCAGTGCGGTCGTGGGCTCGTCCGCAATCAGCACGGCAGGGTGGGTCAACAGAACCGACGCGAGCATGAATCTCTGGCGCATGCCCCCCGAGAACTTGCCGGGGTATTCATCGAAGCAGCGCTGCGGATTTTCGATCCTGACGCGCTCGAGCATCGCCAGGCAGCGAAGCCTCGCTTCGTGCGCGTCGACGTCTTCGTGCAGGCGCAACGCCTCCATCATCTGACGCCCCACTTTCAGAGAGGGGTTCAACGATGCCATCGGATCCTGGAACACCGCCGCGATGCTGCCGCCCCTGATCTTTCTCAACTCCCTCGGAGGCGTGGCGGTCAAGCTGTCGCCACGGAGCACGATGTCGCCGCCGGTGCACGCGAGACCGTTCGGCAACAACCGGAGAATGGCCCGCCCGATCGTGGTCTTCCCGCTTCCCGATTCGCCGACCAGTGCGACGATTTCCCCCGGAAGCATGTCGAACGACACGTCGTCGACGATCCTGCGAGCGCCCAGGGTGCTGACCTGGAGGCGATCTACCCGGAGGATAGGCGAACCTGGAGCCATGCTCATGCTTGCTTCATCCTGGGGTCGAGGAGGTCGCGACAGCCATCGCCCAGCAAATTTACGCCCAGCAGCGAAAAGGATATGGCGAGGCCAGGCACGACGGCCAGCCATGGCGCGTCGGCGAAGTAGTTCCTGCTGTCCGACAGCATTCCCCCCCAGCTTGCGGCAGGCGGCGGCAAGCCGAGCCCGAGGAATGAAAGCGCCGACTCGGCCAGCAGCGCCCATCCGAATATGGCCGTGGAGATCACGGTAACCAGACCCACCACGTTCGGCACGACATGCCGCGCCAGCGTGTAGGCCGCGGAGTTCCCCATGATCGAGGATGCCGTGATGTAATCCGCCTGGCGGATGGTCAGGACCCCGGTCCGCACGACGCGGACAACATAAGGTACGTACGCCACGCTCAGCGCGATGACCGGTGCCAGCGACGCACCGGAAAGGAGTGTCGTCATGGCGATCGCCAGGACCAGCGCCGGGAATGCAAGCAGCGCATCCATCACCGCCACCACGAACTTGTCCAGCCAGCCGCCCAGGAATCCGGCGGAAACGCCCACGATCGTTCCGGCCCCGGTCGCCACGAGGGTCGTCAGTCCAGCGATGGCCACGGTGATCGCCGCACCGGACAGGGTACGACTGTAGACGTCCCGCCCCCATTCGTCGCAGCCGAACCAGTGAGACCAGGACGGAGGCGCCAGGCGGTCGGCGGCGTCGATCAGGGTGGGGTCGTACGGCGTTCCGATAGCGCCCATCAGGGCCGCGGCGAAAACGATGACGACGATCGATCCACCAACTACGAGATTCGTCTTCTTCACGGCTCGCTCCAGGTCGACCTACGAGTAACGGACGGCAGGGCAGATGATCGGCGCCGTGAGTTCGAATACCAGGTTCATGAACACGTAACTCATCACGATCACCACCATGCATCCCTGGATGACCGGATAGTCGCGAGCGAACACGGCTTCGACCATGAGGCGACCCAGGCCGGGCAACGAGAACACCGTCTCGATCACGACGGCTCCGCCCAGAAGTCCGCCCAGCGCCAACCCCATCATCGTCCACGTCGGGCCCATCACGTTCGGAAACGCATGACGCCGGGCGACAAGCAACTCCGGAAGCCCCTTCGCGCGCGCGTGCGTGATGTATTCCAATCCCTTCACCTCGATCGTGCTGGATCGGACGAGCCGGACGAATACCCCGGTTTCCACCAGGGCCAGGGTCATGACCGGCATGACCAGATAGCGAATGCCCTGTCCGAAGTCGTCGAACGGGGAGACGTATCCGACTACAGGAAGCAAATCGAGCTTTACCCCGAACACGAGCATCACGATCAACCCAAGCCAGAAGCTTGGAATGGAGAGGAATGCAGTGGCGGCGGCCACGACCGCCGCGTCGGTATGCGTGTTCTGGCGCCATGCCGAGAACATTCCGGCCGGGACGGAAAGCAGGGCCGCGATGGCGACTGCGGGGACAACAAGAAGCGCAGTGACCGAAAAGCTCGAAAACAGCAGGTCGCCGACTGGACTGTCGAGGGCGATCGAACGACCGAAGTCTCCGCCGGAGACCGCCCGTAGCCAGAGCAGGAACTGCACGGTCAGAGGCTTGTCGAGGCCCAGCTTGGCGCGGATGCGCTGTAGCGCCTCGGCGTCGTCGACATCGCCCAGGATGATCTGGGCCGGATCCCCGGGTATCAGGCGGATCATGAAGAAGATCATGAACAGCGATATCAGTATCGTCGGCAGCGCCAGCAACAGCCGGCTCGTTGCGTACCTCATCATCGCGCGCCCTCCCGAACCCGATGCACGCCCCAGTAGCGCGCCCTGCCGAACATCCAGGACTCGAACCCATCGACGTCTTCGCGCACGGCATTGATGTCCGCCGGACTGAACAGCCCGATGTAAGGAACATCCTTCAGCATCAGCAGATGCAGCTGGTCGAACAGCTCGTGCCGCCTTTCTCCGTCGCCGGTACGCAGACTCTGCTCCAGCAACGCCAGCGCCTCTGGGTTGTCCCAGATCCTGCTGGGGTTCCTCGCGCGGTCGCCGAGGATGAACGAGTAGCTGCCCGCGGCATCGGCGCGCGCCGAGAATCCAAACGAAAGGAGCTGGAATTTCCCCGCCCTCCATCGATCCATCTGCGCCGCCCACTCCAGTACTTCGATCCGTATGTTGAGCCCGACCTGCCGGCACATCGCCTGCACCAGAAGAGCCTGGTTGAACATGGCGGGGTAGCGCCGGTTCGTGGACAGCACGATCGGCGCGCCGTCGTAGCCGGCTTCCCGCAGCAGCGCCCTCGAACGCTCGAGATCGGGTTTGCCTCCCAGGATCGAAGCCGGCGGGTGAAACACGCTCGCGTTCGCCACGATGGATGGATTGCCGACCGCAGTGCCCTCGTTGACGATATCCGCCAGCGCATCGCGATCGATCGCCAGCGCGATCGCCTGCCGGATACGCCCGTCCGCCAGGAGGGGGTCCTGGTTCTGCACGAGGATGCCGTAGCTCCCGAGCATGGGCGCGCTGACCAGCCTGACCCGCTTGATGTGCCTGATCTGCCGCATCTCCGCTGCCGGCACTTCGGGCATGACCTCGACCTGGCCCTTGTCCAGCGCCGCGAGTCGGGACGCCGCATCGCGTATGACCAGGAAGGTCAGGTGCTTTTCCAGGGCCTGCTTGGCGCCGGTGTTGCCGTCCCGCGGCTCCGGGCGTGGCAGGTATTCCGGGAATGCCTCCAGCTGGATGGAATCTCCGCGTTTCCACTCCACCAGGCGATACGGCCCGGTCGCGACGGGAACCCGCCACTGGCCCTGCGCGTCGACGGAGGATGGATGGAGAATGGCGCCCGCGCCGCAGTTGATGGCCGCCATCTGGCTGAGAAACAGAGGTTGCGGCCGGTTCAGGCGAAACAACACCTTCAACCGGCCCACGGCGCGCACTTCCTCGACGCGATTGCCGTTGGTTCCGTCGAAGTCGCTCAGGCAGGTCCATCCCGTCGCCGGATCCAGATAGCGACGCCACGACCAGACGACTTCCGCCGAGGTCACCGGCGCGCCGTTGTGGAACTTGAGCCCGTCACGCAACTTGAACAGGTACTCGAGCCCGTCGTCCGACACCTCCATGGATTCGGCCAGCAGCAACCCAGGGGTGCCGTCTTCCCGGTAACCCACCAGCCCTTCCACGATGTGCATCATGACCGTGTCGGTGTTCGCGTCGCGGTTGACACCCGGGTTCGTGCTCCTGATGTCGGAACTCAGCGTGACCAGAAAATGGCGGTTGCCCGAGCTGTCTGCCGCCTCACCACCGCGGCACGCCGCGAGCAACACCAGCAGGACGACTGCAAGCGGCCCGATTGTCCGGCTCAACCACCCCCAGGGGATCGTCGCGTGATGGCGCCGCCGGCTCATGCCTTGCCCGCGCCGACCAGGTTCTTGGAAATTTCGATCTCCTCGCAAAGCCAATCCTGGAAGACCCTCACCTGCACCCTGTCGCTGATGTTCGCCGGCTTGACGAGGTAATAGGAGACGCCGCTCGGCACCGATCGCTCGGATGCCTTGACCAGCTGTCCGTCCCGGATCGCGTCGATGGCGAGCAAATGGTCGCTGATCGCGATCCCGAAGCCCGACTCGGCGGTGCGCAGCGCCATGTCCAGCACGTCGAAGTCGAGCCCGTGGTCGGTATCGATTTCGCCGCCCTCCCAACCGTCGGCCCAGGTCTTCCAGTCCTGGTGGCTGGGCTGTGGGTGCAAAAGCATCTTTCCTGCCAAATCGTCGGCAGTCTCGATCATGCGCCCGCACAGATAGGTCGGTGAACAGACGGGCACCAGGCGCTCTTCGTACAGCTCAACGGCATCCTCCCTCCTCCAGCTCCCCAACCCGAACCGGATGCCGAGCTCGGCATCGTTGTCGCTCGACACCATGTCGTGCCAACGGGTATGGATGAGCACCTTGACGAACGGATAGCGCTCGTTGAACTTGTGCAGGCGCGAATAGAGCCAGCGAATCGCGAAGGTCGGCAGCACGCGCACCTGGATCACGTCCTGGTCCCTGTAGAAGCTGGCGATGGTGGTGGCGATCTGGTCGAACGCGCTCCGGGTGCTCGCTGCCAGCACCGCGCCCGCCTCGGTGATCTCCAGTCCGTTGACGCCCCGATGAAACAAGGTCAGGCCGAGCTGCTGCTCGAGGATCTTGACCTGCCGGCTCACGGCGCTCTCGCTGACGTTCAACGCCGCCGCGGCTTTCCGAATGCTCATCTTCGATGCCACGACTTCGAAGCACTTCAGGGCATTCACCGAGGGCAACCGACGAGTCATCGAAATTCCCCATGGCCGCAAGAATTTGCGAACGATGCTATCACGGACTCGATCGCGCGCTGATCCATACCGTCTTGCTCCTCAGGTACTGGTCCATGGCCTCGGTCCCCTTGTCTCTCGCCAGGGAGCCCGAACGCTTGTAACCGCCGAAAGGGGTCTTGATGTCGCCTTCGGTGAAGCCGTTGACCGCGACCGTTCCGCACTCGAGCGAAGCCGCAAGACGCATCGCCCGATCGATATCGCCCGTGAACACCGTCGCATGCAGGCCGTACTCGGTATCGTTCGCGATGTCGGCGGCCTGCTCCGCATCCTCGATGACCATCGTGCCCAGCACCGGACCGAAGATCTCCTCGCGCGCAATCTTCATGTGGCGTTCCAGCCCGGTGAATACCGTCGGGCCAAGGTAGCTTCCGGGGCCCGCGCGTTCGGCAAGGTCCAGCGCCACGGCGGCCCCTTCCCGCCGGCCCAGCTCGAGATAGGATCTGACGCGCGATCGATGCTCATCGCTCACCAGCGGCCCCATCTCCGTCCGTGGATCCAGCGGATCCCCGATCCGGATCCGCTGGGTACGTTGCATCACGCGATGCAGGAACTCGTCATGGAGCTTCCTGTGAACGAGCTGGCGCATGTTCGCCGAGCAGTTCTGGCCTGCGTTCCAGAACGCGGCCTGCGCCGCGCTCTCGACGAGATCGTCGTCGATCCTGGCGTCGTCCAGAACGATGAAGGCGCTCTTGCCTCCCATCTCCAACCCGACGCTCTTCAGGTTGCTCTCGGCGGCATACCGCAGGAAGCACGAGCCGACGCTCGTCGAGCCGGTGAAAGAGACCGCATCGATGTCCGGGTGGCGGCCGATGGCCGCACCCGCCGTTTCACCCAGGCCCGGCAACACGTTCAGCACGCCATCCGGAATGCCGGCTTCCTGCGACAGTTCGGCAAGTCGAAGCAGGCTGAGAGACGTCTGCTCGGCCGGCTTGACGATGGCCGAGCATCCCGCCGCAAGGGCAGGCGCAAGTTTCCATGCTGCCATGATCAGGGGAAAGTTCCAGGGCAGCACCAGTCCGACGACGCCGACCGGCTCCCTGACGATCATGGCCCATACATCCGGGCCCGCAGGCGCGGTTTTCCCGAAAGTCTTGTCGATCAGCTCGGCGTACCACTGGAGACAGGCCGGAACTTCATCGCCGATCTCGCGCAGGCAGTCGCGGATCGGCTTGCCGCCGTCCATGCTCTCGATGACCGCGAGCTCTTCAGCATGCTTCCGAACCAGTCCCGCCAGGGCAAGCAGGGCCTCTTTCCTGGCTTCCGGAGGACGCCTGCACCAGATTCCTTCACGAACGCTGCGCCTGGCTGCGGACACCGCCATGTCGACGTCATCCCCGCCGCAGTGCGCTACCGTCGCAATCGGCTCGCCCGTGGCGGGATTGATGGACTCGATGACCCTGCCGTCCCGGGCACCGACGAAGCGACCTCCGATGAAGGCCCGGCTCTCCAGCTTCGCTCGTGCCGCGATGGCGTGGTAATCCCGATGCTCACTGACTGGCATGATGGCTCCCTCAAAGCGGTGCGTATGGACTTCCGTACGTGCCTCGCGCGAACCGGCTCAATTGAAACCGTGCCAGATCGATATCGCCGGATCTGCCCGACGCGATGCCCGCCACGACCTTGCCGACGGCCGGGCCCAGGGCAAACCCATGCCCGGAGAAGCCGGTCGTCACGATCAGTCCCGCGATCCCCGTCGAGCCGTCGATGACCGGGATCGCGTCGGGCAGGACATCGATGTTGCCTGCCCACGACTTCCGCACCCTGATGCCGTCCACTGCCTGGAACACCTCCTCGACGCGCGTCGCGACCTTGCGGACGCGGCGTCGGTTCGGGCGGATGAGGGGGGCCCGCGGCTCGACCATGCGCTCGTGCTTGCTCCACGCGATTCTTCCGTACACGTCGCCGACCAGTGCCCCGCCGAGACTCAGGTCGAACGCTCTCTTGTTCGCAAAAAGCCCGGGCATGAAGAAGCCGGCGTACCGGAATACGTCCAGCGTGACGTCGATGTCGGAAGTCGATTCGGCGGCGATGATGCAGGACATGTCCTTGCGCTGGCGGACGCCGACGCCGAACCCGCAGAAGCAGGGCACTGAAAGTTCGCGCACGGGTTCGGTGAGCGAAACAGTGTTTCGGACGACCTTCTGCGGCAGCAGCAATCCGATTTCCGCCAACAGGCGATGGGATGCGGCACCCGCGGCGCAAACGACGACCGGCGCCCGGATGCGGCCCCACTCCGTGGTGACACCGGCGACACGGCCGCCCTCGACGTCGATGCCGTAGGCACCGCAGCGCTCGAAGATTTCAACGCCGGCTTCCGTTGCCGCCTGGGCGAACGCGAGCGTCGCGGTTTCCGGTTCGGCCTGGCCGTCCTGGGCCGTGTACAAGGCGCCGCGCGAAGTCTGTGCAAGGTTGGGAAGCATCGCTTTCACCTCCCTCGGGGAGAGCATCTGCGTCGAAACCCCCGCGCCCCGCACTTCGTCCATCCACTTCTCGAAAGCGGCGGCCTCGCGCTCGTCCGTTGCCGCGAACAGGCACCCGGTCCGGCGCCAGCCCAGCGGACGGCCGAGCTCCGCTTCCAGCGTCGGCCACATCGCGAGCGACGCGACGGCGAGCTGGATTTCGGCGGGATCCCGGTACTGGGAACGGACAAACCCCCAGTTCCGTCCCGACTGTTGCGACGCGACGCGATCCTTTTCGAGAACGACCGTTCTCATGCCGGTACGGGCCAGGTAATAGGCCGACGCCAGACCCATGATGCCGCCGCCGACGACGATGGCGTCGGCACGTTCCGGAAGTCGCTGATGGTCCATGTCGCGGACGCACGCACCATTCGTGAACACCCCTCGAATACGGTTACTTGGACTCATCGACGATTGCGTCCATGTCCATCTCGATGCGGATTTCCGGATCGAAGAGCCACGCTTCGACCGTGGTGCACGCCGGGCAAATGCCGGCGAACGCGTCGGCATAGGCGCGCATCACATCCTCGTAGTCATCGGCGTACGCCAGGTACATGCGCACCCGAACGATCTGGCCGAGGTGTCCGCCTGCCTGCGCCAGCACGGACTCCACGTTCTTGACGAGCTGCGCTACCTGCTCCCTGGCGGAGGCGGCGAGCGTGCCGGTTGCGTAGTCGTATCCCGTCGTTCCGGAGATGAAAAGCTGGTTGCCGACGAGCACGGCGCGGCTGTAGTTGTACTCCTGCTCGAACTTGCTGCCGGACGAGAACAGCTTTCTTGTCGATGGGGGTTTCTTGTTGGGGTTCATCTGGGCTTGCTCCTGGGGTTTTCCGTGCGCGGCTGGTTGGTCGCAGACAAATCATCCGAGTCGCCCGGGCGAAAGCGCCTGCTCGGTCACGCCGCGTTCAAGCACTTCCAACGGCAGCCGGGAGCCCGTCGCGATCGCAGCGATGGATGCCCCCATCGCCGGCGACGTCAGCACGCCGCAGCCGCCTTGCCCGGCGACCCACATGAACTCGGGCCGGTCCAGCGCGCGGCCCAGTACCGGATTCCTGTCGGCGACGAAGTTGCGCAGGCCGGCCCAGCTGCTGATCAACCTGCTCACGTTCAGCGTCGTTTCCCGCTCGATGTTGTCGACGCCCTGGGCGACGTCCAGATCGTCCGGGTACACGTCCCCCGGCGCGGTCAGCACTTCCTCGGCCAGGCTTCCCATGAAGGTCGAGCTCTCGGGCTTCAGGTACCAGCGATAATCCACGTTGCACACGTGCGGCCAGCCCGCCACCGAAACGCCATCCCGAGCGGGAAACGTGAAGGCGGTTCTGCGCATTGGGCGAATCCCGAGCGGGGCAACGCCCGCAAGCCCGGCGACCACATCGACCCAGGCTCCGGCTGCATTGATCAGAAGCGAG
The window above is part of the Rhodanobacter sp. LX-99 genome. Proteins encoded here:
- a CDS encoding ABC transporter ATP-binding protein, which gives rise to MSMAPGSPILRVDRLQVSTLGARRIVDDVSFDMLPGEIVALVGESGSGKTTIGRAILRLLPNGLACTGGDIVLRGDSLTATPPRELRKIRGGSIAAVFQDPMASLNPSLKVGRQMMEALRLHEDVDAHEARLRCLAMLERVRIENPQRCFDEYPGKFSGGMRQRFMLASVLLTHPAVLIADEPTTALDAIVRREIMEQAVELTREVGTAILLISHDLGMVAQYAERSVVLKDGRVMDQGDARKVLLQPRVDYTRTLLDAFPERALAGGGSTGRSPLVRVRNIDVAFRKSRKSILSRKEYVRAVRDVSFDIRSGEVLAVVGESGSGKSTVGKALVGLYRPNRGEILFASGIERRDGGKDVAGSRPQVRMIFQDAGGSLDPRMTIKQAVAEPLRAGGIAAAAERLRRARDMLAEVGLGEDMHDCYPHQLSGGQRQRVGIARAIVGGGDLIVADEPVSALDVSIQRQILDLLKRLRSAYGLTYLFISHDLDVVEELADRVMVMKQGRLVEVGGRDAVFDDPRHPYTRTLLEATPRIRRIAPSRYALAALANRHADPPPGYEFDVQAAEPPGYDVENACMVEVADDHFVRCIPSVESGRLPAGWAAACRVPTTGPDLGPHV
- a CDS encoding ABC transporter permease; protein product: MKKTNLVVGGSIVVIVFAAALMGAIGTPYDPTLIDAADRLAPPSWSHWFGCDEWGRDVYSRTLSGAAITVAIAGLTTLVATGAGTIVGVSAGFLGGWLDKFVVAVMDALLAFPALVLAIAMTTLLSGASLAPVIALSVAYVPYVVRVVRTGVLTIRQADYITASSIMGNSAAYTLARHVVPNVVGLVTVISTAIFGWALLAESALSFLGLGLPPPAASWGGMLSDSRNYFADAPWLAVVPGLAISFSLLGVNLLGDGCRDLLDPRMKQA
- a CDS encoding ABC transporter permease, which produces MLALPTILISLFMIFFMIRLIPGDPAQIILGDVDDAEALQRIRAKLGLDKPLTVQFLLWLRAVSGGDFGRSIALDSPVGDLLFSSFSVTALLVVPAVAIAALLSVPAGMFSAWRQNTHTDAAVVAAATAFLSIPSFWLGLIVMLVFGVKLDLLPVVGYVSPFDDFGQGIRYLVMPVMTLALVETGVFVRLVRSSTIEVKGLEYITHARAKGLPELLVARRHAFPNVMGPTWTMMGLALGGLLGGAVVIETVFSLPGLGRLMVEAVFARDYPVIQGCMVVIVMSYVFMNLVFELTAPIICPAVRYS
- a CDS encoding ABC transporter substrate-binding protein; this encodes MSRRRHHATIPWGWLSRTIGPLAVVLLVLLAACRGGEAADSSGNRHFLVTLSSDIRSTNPGVNRDANTDTVMMHIVEGLVGYREDGTPGLLLAESMEVSDDGLEYLFKLRDGLKFHNGAPVTSAEVVWSWRRYLDPATGWTCLSDFDGTNGNRVEEVRAVGRLKVLFRLNRPQPLFLSQMAAINCGAGAILHPSSVDAQGQWRVPVATGPYRLVEWKRGDSIQLEAFPEYLPRPEPRDGNTGAKQALEKHLTFLVIRDAASRLAALDKGQVEVMPEVPAAEMRQIRHIKRVRLVSAPMLGSYGILVQNQDPLLADGRIRQAIALAIDRDALADIVNEGTAVGNPSIVANASVFHPPASILGGKPDLERSRALLREAGYDGAPIVLSTNRRYPAMFNQALLVQAMCRQVGLNIRIEVLEWAAQMDRWRAGKFQLLSFGFSARADAAGSYSFILGDRARNPSRIWDNPEALALLEQSLRTGDGERRHELFDQLHLLMLKDVPYIGLFSPADINAVREDVDGFESWMFGRARYWGVHRVREGAR
- a CDS encoding LysR substrate-binding domain-containing protein, with amino-acid sequence MTRRLPSVNALKCFEVVASKMSIRKAAAALNVSESAVSRQVKILEQQLGLTLFHRGVNGLEITEAGAVLAASTRSAFDQIATTIASFYRDQDVIQVRVLPTFAIRWLYSRLHKFNERYPFVKVLIHTRWHDMVSSDNDAELGIRFGLGSWRREDAVELYEERLVPVCSPTYLCGRMIETADDLAGKMLLHPQPSHQDWKTWADGWEGGEIDTDHGLDFDVLDMALRTAESGFGIAISDHLLAIDAIRDGQLVKASERSVPSGVSYYLVKPANISDRVQVRVFQDWLCEEIEISKNLVGAGKA
- a CDS encoding aldehyde dehydrogenase; protein product: MPVSEHRDYHAIAARAKLESRAFIGGRFVGARDGRVIESINPATGEPIATVAHCGGDDVDMAVSAARRSVREGIWCRRPPEARKEALLALAGLVRKHAEELAVIESMDGGKPIRDCLREIGDEVPACLQWYAELIDKTFGKTAPAGPDVWAMIVREPVGVVGLVLPWNFPLIMAAWKLAPALAAGCSAIVKPAEQTSLSLLRLAELSQEAGIPDGVLNVLPGLGETAGAAIGRHPDIDAVSFTGSTSVGSCFLRYAAESNLKSVGLEMGGKSAFIVLDDARIDDDLVESAAQAAFWNAGQNCSANMRQLVHRKLHDEFLHRVMQRTQRIRIGDPLDPRTEMGPLVSDEHRSRVRSYLELGRREGAAVALDLAERAGPGSYLGPTVFTGLERHMKIAREEIFGPVLGTMVIEDAEQAADIANDTEYGLHATVFTGDIDRAMRLAASLECGTVAVNGFTEGDIKTPFGGYKRSGSLARDKGTEAMDQYLRSKTVWISARSSP
- a CDS encoding FAD-binding oxidoreductase; the encoded protein is MDHQRLPERADAIVVGGGIMGLASAYYLARTGMRTVVLEKDRVASQQSGRNWGFVRSQYRDPAEIQLAVASLAMWPTLEAELGRPLGWRRTGCLFAATDEREAAAFEKWMDEVRGAGVSTQMLSPREVKAMLPNLAQTSRGALYTAQDGQAEPETATLAFAQAATEAGVEIFERCGAYGIDVEGGRVAGVTTEWGRIRAPVVVCAAGAASHRLLAEIGLLLPQKVVRNTVSLTEPVRELSVPCFCGFGVGVRQRKDMSCIIAAESTSDIDVTLDVFRYAGFFMPGLFANKRAFDLSLGGALVGDVYGRIAWSKHERMVEPRAPLIRPNRRRVRKVATRVEEVFQAVDGIRVRKSWAGNIDVLPDAIPVIDGSTGIAGLIVTTGFSGHGFALGPAVGKVVAGIASGRSGDIDLARFQLSRFARGTYGSPYAPL
- a CDS encoding RidA family protein, with product MNPNKKPPSTRKLFSSGSKFEQEYNYSRAVLVGNQLFISGTTGYDYATGTLAASAREQVAQLVKNVESVLAQAGGHLGQIVRVRMYLAYADDYEDVMRAYADAFAGICPACTTVEAWLFDPEIRIEMDMDAIVDESK